ataattaattacaaTAGAATCATGATCACGATATGACTATAACTATAAATGGTTCATCTTTGGTCTATTGGTTTTTTATCAAAAAATCTGATCTCCATGAGATGACGGCGTGTGTGGGCTTGGAAGGGCCTAGCATGCCATGCAAGCCTAATGACCTTGCTTAGTCTCACTCAGCTAAATCATGATCATAATTCAATTGTAATTAGTTGCGATTCCTCTCTGATTCATCTTTCCATTTAAGTTATAGTTTAAGTTGAGATAAGCAGCCAGAGGCCACTACCGAGTGGGAGACGACCTTCGACAATCCATCCCGATCCAAATTATAATCTGGATAGGAAGGTAAACCCATAGATAGATTATAATCAATTACGACTGAATTACGATCGTAATTCAACCATAATTATATTATGGATCATCCTCCGATTCATAAAAAGTAGATTAAAGGATCTAGTCTTGAATTTTTAGGGGTGTCTGGATCAGATAGGTTCGAATCaagtttaaataaaaactttacaaaaaaaattccaaTCGAACCTGACATGAATTTGAATCCGGCCTAAAGATGTTAAATCCGAACTCAGATAATCCAACTAACCGAAtaattcaattattttttttattttctataatttttttattttatctaatacttcattattattgtactaatcatcatattaattaaaaaaattattaaattttaaattcaaatctacctagataaTTTAACTCGATCCTGACACAACCTAAATATCTTTCGGCTCAAATCTGATACATACTGAAAACTCCTCATCCGAATCGGATATTTTTCAAATTCATTCGGATTAAAATGAGcgattttaaaattttccctATCTATAAATCCTGTGAACCGCGGGACCCACGTAATTGCCGACCCCGATGTTTAATCGCGTCGTAAATGCCACGTTAACAAACTAGGCCTACTCGTGTATAATTCGTACGCCGTTCATTGTCCGCGTCGCATGTTTTTTAAAAACGATTCGGGTCAGTTCTTACTTCTCCGCAAAGGCTTCTCTTCTCTCCTTCCGCAATCGTGCCTTGTGATGAGAGTCGAACGAAAGGGAGAGCGATCGAGATCTGCTACTGAGGATTGATATGATCGTCTCGGCTCTTCTGACGTCGGTGGGGATCAATCTCGGAATCAGCGTCCTCTTCTTCGCCCTCTACTCCGTGCTCCGGAATCAGCCGTGCAACATCAAAATCTACGCCCCTCGACTTGTCGCCGAGGGCCGTGCCCAAGCGCCCGGGCGATTTAGCATTGAAACCTTACTACCTTCCGCCGGTTGGGTTCGTAAGGCATGGCAACCCACCGAGGAAGACCTCTACAATTCGTGCGGCCTCGATGGAGTCGTCTTTGATCGAATCTTCAGTTTCAGGTTCCATTTTTTCTTATCAATCTCTCCTCATATTGCCTCAAAATCTTATTTTGGCACAGATCACTCTGACTAACCCTTAAAAAGTACGTTCTTTTTTGGTCTAGTTGGTTTCGTTTTGATTATGGATTTCAACTTTCTGCAGCTTGAAGGTTTTTTCTCTTGCTGCGATCATAGGAGTATTTGTTCTCCTTCCCGTTAATTACTTGGGGGACCACCTTCGGGATATCGACTTTTCTGATCTTCCCAACAAATCTCTTGATCTGTTCACCATCTCAAATGTAAACGATGGCTCTAATTGGTAACGTCTATTTACACACAATTTTATTGTGCTTTTCTCTTGCTGTATATCTTGCGCACAAAttattagtttaattttttttgaggAAAAACTTATATGCTTTCTGAGTATCTGAAGTCTTAATTAATGTCTTGTGATAAGCGGGCATCCAACTAACGTTATCCAGAACAAGAAGGCTTGAGCTTGCTAGTGCCAATAATTACGGAAGTGTATGTTCAAATAAGTCAAGTCAGATCGCGAGGGAGGTCTATAATAGTCCAGTATAGTTCACACGTCCAAACGTGACAAGAATGTTCAACTTTAAACTTTAGATATGAGGGTCTTGTTATAGCTTAGCTCGTAGGCAATTTgttaactaattaatttaatgTTCTCAAAAATTGGTCATTAAATTCTGGAGCTGGCATGAGTTGGAAGATTTTGTCTTTAGATTTGCAAATCAACTTGCCATCTTATTTCAATTCTGATGCGTTCACAGAAGCACTTGTCTATCTATTTCCTGTAAATTCGTTACAACCTTACCTTGTCATAATGTAATGAAGTTCCCTCATATATTCTAGGGGTATAAAGTTGACGGGATCAGAGAGTCAGGGAATCTACTGAGATCTTCTACCTTGATGGATTGTTTACAATATGAGCTGGATACACTATGGTTACTGATGCTAATAATATCTAGTTGATTATTGATTTGCTGGGAACCTAGAACCAAGGTGCTTGGTGCAAAATCTTGATTGACAAACTGAAAAACTTGCTAAGTAGTTGATCTCACACAGCTTGAATTAAATTCAAAGAATAAATTTCATATATAGAATTTGACGGATCAATATCTCACATGAGTATGGATGTAGGTATCTGACTCATTCTTTGAAAGGTTTTACACATGGGAAATGTAAATGCTGATGTCTGACTTGGTATGTACGCATTCAGTTTAAGCGTCCAAGATAAAGACGTAGGAAAGCACTTTTAGTGTGTGTCCTACCTACCTAACTCTCTGTCTCTCATTCTCATTGTGATTGAATTTTCACAAACATCATTGTTTAGAATAACTTGAAATATTGTTCCATGACGGTTGACGCGAGTGAACATTTGTTTCTGCCCACCGACTATCAAGCAGAACATAGCCAAGACCTACGAAACACCTTGGTGGACAAGCGTGAGTCTTTTGCGAGCATGGGTTGGGATCCCTAGGGCTATATGAATCTTCCATTGTTCTGTGAATCTTAAAAGTTAAGGCAGTAAAGTAGCAGGGTATGCTCACATTTGTTGATGTTTTCAAATGTTGTCCAATAAACCCCCTCTGAATGATCAATTTTATAATATAATGTATGTTATAGATGTTTTGTGCACTTACTTTGATTGGAGCATGTTGCTTGTCTCTATAGGGTGTATAATGTGTCAATGTTTTGGCCCTCTCAGCTAATGTGGAAATTAAATAGTAAACGAGAGTGGCTCTGTCTTATTATTCTATTTTAAACTCAGGTAAATCTTTGATTTTGGTATCATTTAAAGTGACATTTTTACCTGACCAAATCAGTAGTTTTGTTCTTGATGCTTGTTGAAACTGGATTGCCATTCAGAACTTAAGAATTCTTTGGCAGATTCTTCATGGTTATTAATTTGTCTGTCTCTTCCTGGGTGTTTCAATATGAAGGATTATCTATCTTATTCTCATTCTTTGGCGAGGTCATGTTTGTTGAAGTTAAGAATTTATTGGCAGGTTATGGTGTCATTTTTCTGCAGCATACATAATAACAGGTGTCATGTGTTACCTTCTGTATGCTGTAAGTGTTGCTTGTACTGAATTTTTTTCACATGCTATACCCTGCCTATTTGTAGAAGTTTTTTTCCTAGTAATTCTgctcgctctctctctctctctctctctctctctctctatatatatatatatatatatatatatatatattccttgaAGGATTGCAGGATTGAACTTTGGTTGGGCAGGTTGTATAATATTTATATATCTACCACTTGGTGAAGAGTAACCCTGATTTACATACTCGTGTGTACTTTGTTGTCTTTTGCAGGAGTATAAATATATATCTGAGAAGAGAATTGCATACTTTAGTTCTTCAAAGCCACAACCACATCATTATACCATTCTTGTTCGTGATGTCCCTTTACATGCTGGGAATTCTATAAATGACACTGTTCGGGCATTTTTTATGGAGTATCATCCATCAGATTGCTTGTCTAATATCGTGGTTTGTCGAacgagcaagcttcaaggtctcatagtaaggaaaagaaaaatatgcTACACAATTATACCATGATGAATGAAGACTGTTCAATGTTTCAGTAGCTTGTAATTCTGGAAAATTgaccattttttttaatatattttatagaaCTAGTCCACTTCAAATATAAAATAGTTATTGATCATGTTCACTCAATAGTTAGAGAAgttaaaaaatttgatatttttgtagaatttggggaaaattattttattacatCATGATTGAGATAACCATTACATAAGCTACTAGGCTAAATAACCATATTTTCATGTAATCCTATGTGTAATAAAATAATCCTATGGCTAAATAAGCTACTAGGCTAAATAACACTATTTGGCCGAAACCgtctgatggacttagagagctcagaatgacatAGAACGAagtcctatgtgttcgtctagttcttctgattatatatatgccctcaaatatcaatttgacataatatattgagagcaatttTTTTTAGCCCCTGAGGCTACGGTGTAAGCGAAAAGGAGCCAAGTTGTCAGACAGACATCCGCAGTTTGATCCTCAACTACGGTGCATTTGGGGCGTGCAATCATGAGATGTTGGGCTTCTAGGCCGCTTTCAAGCGCTTCTTGATTTACCTGACGATTGGTGGGAAATTTGGGCCGGGTCGGTTACCTCAGTTCGGTGTTACCTGGttcaatatttttcatattttcatcTAATCCAACATATTAGATTAACTAGAAAAAAGACTAAGGCATGACTATAGTGAAACAAAATATAATATTGGCATGCAGGCTAAACAAAACTTAGGGGAGCACATAGCCAATGATCACTTTGAACTCAAATCCTTCGATCTTAGACCGGCCAACACATCAACAAAGAAAGGATAAAGTGAAACAAGAAGAAAATCTCAAGAACAAATCTCGTGAATAGCTTCTACTTGAAGTGACCCATTCAACAACGCGTAATAAACTGATGTTTAACCCAAAAAACAAAGCCCTCAAAAGTCTTAGAGGATAGATGGATAGCATCGATGACCCTTTGCTAGAAGTAGAAAATGAGAGCATGATACTTCTCTGTTCAGGTCCCCATGGGAATTTGGCTGCAAATATACAATACATAAATAAAAGAAGATAGAGGTCAAGACAAAATCTGCTAAATGAGGAAGAAGAGCGCAGATCAGAAGAGTGGTCTTGACATTGAGGAAGAGGTATGTGTTTTGCGGGAAGATGAGGAAGAGTATGGAATGCTTGGTGGAAAGGACACTGGCTATGATCGAACAGATGGAATAGAGGAAAACATATAGGGACCATTGTAGCCTGGTGGAATGGACAAGCTGAATGTACAGAATGGGGAGGAAGAAAGGAGGCTAAATTGCCCATGGAAGTAAAAGGAGAAAGGGTAAAAAACCTCAATGCACAGTCAAGTAGGTTGCCAAGACATCTTTGATGTTGTAGGTCGTGAGGATGCATGAGGCCTAGTAGGAGAGAAGCAGAGAAGACCATTGTTTCATGTATGTTCACTTTGGTTGATACGACAAGATGTTGAAGAGTGTGCCTTAGAAGGAATGTATATCTCAATGCCAAAATCCTCGGAAGAGAAGTTTGTGAGGGAGGGAGGAAGCTTGCATATCTCAACTAGAAAGATTGCTTGAGGGGGGGAGGGGGTGTCGGTGATGTTGTACATGGGTGAAAGGAAGTGAGATCGGGTGAAAAGGAGAGGGGTGTGGCTTGCGGTGAGAGATTTTTGTGATTTAGTGGCTAGAGATTAGAAATGTGATATGAGGATTGGGAGGCAGTTGTCAAAATCaatgacctggggaatattgtgAAAGAAATCCTAGAAAAGGGTTGACTTGGCAAGCTTTTATATGTAGGTACATGTTCTAGTACCTTGCTTttaagtgagaatatattaaaaaTCAGCATTTCAAATTAACATATAGATAGCTAAGTTATCCCATAGTATTCTTGGCTATACATGCATATAAGAAATTTCAGTTGGCTATGTTATGTGAATGTTTCTAAATGACAAAGTTGAGTGCATTCATCAGCCTTTAGGTTTAGAATATTGCCAAACCTAGCTTTGGCTTTCATTGCTGCTGTTGAattaccttttttttttcaacCTTTCCTTATGCAGCTTTTGTAAATGTTAGCTTATGATGTCAGCATATGATATTTCTTGACGGCCTCAACTACTGACTTTCTGCTTGTAAAGGGTTCTAGAACTTTGAGAAATGCGCATTAGTAATGTTATGATATTCTGATAAATGCTGAAGCTCATTCATTTGGCTTTGTCTTGAGCAAGAATATGCTAGATTACCTAAGACTGCCAAATCACTGTTCTACTGAATGTGTGAAACTTTGGATACATCTTAGATTCTCCATATGCATCTAGTTTTGATTGTGATCTGCAAGCCTTTTGTTTCATTTGCTTGTCTTTAGCTCTACTACTCTCATTTGAGTATTATGTGAAAATTGTTGTGCAGACTGATGCAGAGAATATCTATAGGAAACTCACCCACCTGAAATCAATTGCCAGTTCCTCAGGAAATCAAAATCGTAGTGGCTTCTTTGGACTGTTTGGAAAACGTGTTGATCTTGTGCATAATTATTCGAAGAAATTGGAAGATATAGAACAGAATGTCAGATTAGTGCAATCAGATTCACGGGGAGAGGTACATCATTTTCTCCTGAATTTCAGTGATCACATATGAAGATTAATCACATCTTTTCCAGCAAGGTTGAAGTTTTTGTATAATCATGTGACAAAGCTAAAACTGAGTGTTACTACACTTTCCATTGCATAATTATCTTTCTATTCGGGTCAATTTGAATAATGCTTTTCATCCAGTTTTCTTAGgatgttttagtttcatttcgtAGAGTTTACACTAATTGAGCAAGTTTTACTGTGTACATTAGCCCGTAGATTTCTAATAAACTCTAGGTTTTCTTCAATGATAGAACATCTCATTCTTTCTGGTTGATTAGATGCATGTGTTTCAGGTAGCTAAAGTCAGCTTGAAGTATGGAATATTTTTATTTCAGATAGTTATAAcctatatttttgaaaatctagcaggattaagaaattaaatattttaaactattcattgaacatttgtcatagtttaaTGCTCACTAGCAACCacacaaccctcctcctttatccggacttgggaccggccatgactggtCCATGATGGGCGGAGTTATTTTAAACTATGCATTGATATAATAAAATTTGGGATGGAACTCTAAGTTGGAGATGTTCCATGCAAGCTTTTAAATACCATTCTGGTGCCAGTTTTGACACTCTATTGCACTGGTATTATGGGCAGGATGATGAGCCACTTTTTGCTTTTACCCaacaaataaaaaaacttaaGATCATTCTTCAGTCCAGCACTGGCTGACCACTGCCACTAAGCATGTTCTTCATAAGTTGCTTCTAACTAAATCAGGATCCTTACTCTATGTGATAATCCATGCAAAATATTTGCTATCATCAAGTTGAAAATCTGTGTATTCGGGTGAAGCTTCTTTTGTATGCGTCCTTTTGACAAGGGCTCATTGATTTAGCTGACATGCATGTAATGCTTCACTAAAGCCATTTTTACCATTTTCTCACTTTGAAATTTTGTCTTTCTGGTCTTATTAATTGTAGCTTCTTTTCTTGCTTCATGCTGTTTCTTAACTGgatcattattaaaataaaaattaggaaGTCCCTGCTGCCTTTGTTTCCTTCAAATCTCGTTATGGCGCAGCTAAGGCTCTTCACATTCAACAATCTGTCAATCCGACTGAATGGGTAACAGAACAAGCTCCTGAGCCTCACGATGTGTATTGGCCCTTTTTCTCTACGTCATTCATGCAAAGATGGATTTCGAAGTTAATCATCCTTGCAGCATCTGTTCTATTAATAATTTTGTTCCTTTTAGTTGTTGGCATTGTTCAAAGTTTAACTTACTTGGAGCAATTGGAGGCTTTGTTTCCATTTTTGGGAAAAATATTGAAAATGTAAGTAGTTCTAGTTACTCATTCTTTTTACTATACTTGTGTTTGttaaaactattattgaatttcTGTGGTTGCATATGTTCTTCCCTCTAGTGAGGAAACTTAATGCTGTATCTATATCCATTCTAGCTTCTATACTCCCCTAAACCCCGCCTCCCTAATCACCAACATGCTTACCAAATTCTGTCTTGATAATTTTGTCCATGTCCACAAGCTATCTCCTGTAACATCCTGTGCCTCTAGGTTCATGAAAGTTTCCTTAAATTAATGCTGATATGATATAATACCCAAATTACAAACACATGTATTACTTATGGGTTTGGTCCTAATTAACCAGTGTCAATCCTTAATTCTATGTGGATTCAAGTTAGCATGAGATGCCAATGTTTGGCTTTATTTCTTATTACCACAAGCTTCTTTGATTATATTGAAACCAAGATGACTTGTGATGTTATGCCTTAAAGGAACCTATCCACGTTATTTGAAGGTTAGTCTTAACAAGTCTCCAAAGCCActaattacaatttttttttgactGAAGCCTGTACAACTGAAAGATACCTTATCCCATTAAAAGATATTGGAGGGACAAGGAATCACTCGACCACATTATTTGTGTTATTCGATCTTGAACTGCTTGTTTAAATCTGGCTTCTTTTAATCTTGTGAGACACTCTGATAGCTTATCTGCGGGTCTTGAAGTCTGGTCTGGACTCAGAAATGATAAAGCTGCTGCTAATTGTGCATTTGTTGTAGACGGCACAAACTATGTAAAGCTTAGATTGTCAGACATGATGTAAATTTGTTTATAAATGTTTTGGCTCATATGATAGATTTTCTTTGTTAAGGTAAAATATCTTTCTTGAATAAGATTTTGTTTTTACAAATTTCCTCGTTAAACTTACAATCAATTTCTGGTTTCCACGGTGACTTTGATCACCATTGTCCAACTGAAGCTGGGGTTATAGGGCTAGTTTTTGTATCCTGTGGTATATGCTGTTCAAATTACTCTATGCATCCTTTGTCGCTCTATAGCCGATCCCACCTAGTGGAGTTGTTATTGTATCCTTTGTTGCTCTATCTTTTCTTGTTACTAGCCGAATGATTGTTAATCAATGGGTG
This genomic stretch from Zingiber officinale cultivar Zhangliang chromosome 7A, Zo_v1.1, whole genome shotgun sequence harbors:
- the LOC122002480 gene encoding CSC1-like protein HYP1 isoform X1 codes for the protein MIVSALLTSVGINLGISVLFFALYSVLRNQPCNIKIYAPRLVAEGRAQAPGRFSIETLLPSAGWVRKAWQPTEEDLYNSCGLDGVVFDRIFSFSLKVFSLAAIIGVFVLLPVNYLGDHLRDIDFSDLPNKSLDLFTISNVNDGSNWLWCHFSAAYIITGVMCYLLYAEYKYISEKRIAYFSSSKPQPHHYTILVRDVPLHAGNSINDTVRAFFMEYHPSDCLSNIVVCRTSKLQGLITDAENIYRKLTHLKSIASSSGNQNRSGFFGLFGKRVDLVHNYSKKLEDIEQNVRLVQSDSRGEEVPAAFVSFKSRYGAAKALHIQQSVNPTEWVTEQAPEPHDVYWPFFSTSFMQRWISKLIILAASVLLIILFLLVVGIVQSLTYLEQLEALFPFLGKILKITVVSQIVTGYLPSLILQLVAALIPPIMKLFSAMQGYIALSEIERSACNKMLLFTIWFLFFANVLTGSVTSQIQLLFDPKTIPLILAVSVPAQASFFIAYVVTSWTSLSWALNRTIPLISDLVTRHFSKSKDELDIPSIPYHSEIPRILLFVLLGLTYFLLAPMMLPFILIFFCMGYIIYRNQLFDVYQPKYDTGGRFWPVVHNSMIFSLVLMHVIAFGIFGLKKLPLASGLIVPLPVLTFLFNDYCRKRFLPVFNNFSAETLIKKDREDLNDPAMDEFFDKLVTAYRDPALMPIRRLNLNDDHSSPLLS
- the LOC122002480 gene encoding CSC1-like protein HYP1 isoform X2, with the protein product MIVSALLTSVGINLGISVLFFALYSVLRNQPCNIKIYAPRLVAEGRAQAPGRFSIETLLPSAGWVRKAWQPTEEDLYNSCGLDGVVFDRIFSFSLKVFSLAAIIGVFVLLPVNYLGDHLRDIDFSDLPNKSLDLFTISNVNDGSNWLWCHFSAAYIITGVMCYLLYAEYKYISEKRIAYFSSSKPQPHHYTILVRDVPLHAGNSINDTVRAFFMEYHPSDCLSNIVVCRTSKLQGLITDAENIYRKLTHLKSIASSSGNQNRSGFFGLFGKRVDLVHNYSKKLEDIEQNVRLVQSDSRGEEVPAAFVSFKSRYGAAKALHIQQSVNPTEWVTEQAPEPHDVYWPFFSTSFMQRWISKLIILAASVLLIILFLLVVGIVQSLTYLEQLEALFPFLGKILKITVVSQIVTGYLPSLILQLVAALIPPIMKLFSAMQGYIALSEIERSACNKMLLFTIWFLFFANVLTGSVTSQIQLLFDPKTIPLILAVSVPAQASFFIAYVVTSWTSLSWALNRTIPLISDLVTRHFSKSKDELDIPSIPYHSEIPRILLFVLLGLTYFLLAPMMLPFILIFFCMGYIIYRNQLFDVYQPKYDTGGRFWPVVHNSMIFSLVLMHVIAFGIFGLKKLPLASGLIVPLPVLTFLFNDYCRKRFLPVFNNFSAEVCLDFDKERSRRSE